The genomic region AGATGCGCGACCGGGGCGTGGCCTCCAACACGTTGTGGCCGCGCACCATGGTGGCGACCGCCGCGGTGCAGAACCTGCTCGGCGGCGACGAGGCCATGGGCCGCGCCCGCAAGCCCGACGTCTACGCCGATGCGGCCTACGTGATCATGAACAAGCCGGCTCGCGACTACACCGGTCAGTCGTTGCTCTGCGAGGACGTGCTGCTCGAGTCGGGTGTCACCGATCTGTCGGTCTACGACTGCGTGCCCGGCGCCGAACTCGGAGTCGACCTGTGGGTGGACACGCCGAACCCGCCGGGATACACGGGTCCCTGACCACGGCTCACGCCGCGCACAGATCGATGCCGAACAGCCTGGCCGGCCAGTTCAGCGCCGTCACCACGAGCGCGCCGACATCTGAGCCGGCTGGCAACCGGTTGCGCCACGCGGTGTCGATGGCCGCTACCTGCTCGGCGTCGAAGAACGCCCACGTCAGCCCGATGATCAGATACGGAACCGCCAGCCACATCAGGGTTTCGAGCACGGCTTCGACGCTGACACGACGACTCAGCAGACGGCGCAGCATCGTCATACCAGCGCACGTTGTCCGCGCACGCGGCGACGCACGTCGGCCAACAGCAGGTAGGTGCCGCCCTGCCGGACCAACACGGGCAGGAACCTGTTGACGAACGCGACTGTGCGGAAGAGCGATTCGAACAGGTACTGGCGGGTTGCACTCCAGCGCAGACCCATCGCCTCGCGGAACACCGGCGCCAGGAACCCGGCGGTGAGGAACTTCAGCAGCGGCCGGAACGGCAACCCCAGCAGCGGGTTGATCATCCGCAGGTCGATGAGGTCGAGCAGATAACCACGCACCCGGTCATCGATCGAGACTTGCAGGCACGCGGCCTGCCAGTAGTCGTCGAACTCTGCTCTCGTCGGCGGCCACTGGTCCTCGGTGACCTGCAGCGTGGTGCCCAACGGCCATGCCGAGCGGTAGAACTGCTCGGCCTGTTCGGACGTCATCTCACCGCGCAGGAGCTGATAGGTGTCCTCGAGTCCTACGAAAAGGCAAGCAGCGACCCACATCTGCAAATCCCGGTCGAAGGCACTGTACCGAATGGGACTGCCCGGACCGGACTTGACGTGACGGTGGGAGGTGTCGACCGCCGCGCGGAACGCGGCGCGGTCATCCGCTGTGCCGAGAACCGCGACCGCCAGGTACTGGAAGGTCGTCCTGGCCCGCTTCCACGGATGTTTGAGCAGGTTGCCGCTGTCGACCTTGCTTTCGGCGACACCGTGACCGACTTCCGGCCGGGACAACTGCATGATCACGTTGGCCGCGCCGGCGGCGAAGGCCCAGAAGTCCATGGCGTCTGCGGCGGTGACCGGCCCAGTGTCCCAGCGCGCCGTACGCCGACGCGCGGTGATCCGGTACCGGTCCGACGTCATGCGGCGCACACCGACGAGAAGACCAGGGCCGGCCAGCACGCGATCGAGCCCAGGATCGAGACGACGCGGGCGACACCCCCGGGTTCCAGTTGCCCGGTGTGCAGGGCGGTCCAGGCCAAGCCGATGACAAGGTAGGGCAGCGCCAGCATGAGCGCGGTGCCGATCCACTCGGCGATGGTCATCTCGAAGCTCATGACGTTCCTGAACGTGGTGCGCATGGCCGAACCCTCCGTCGCGTTGACCGGAGGTATATGTTAACGGCCACTACCACCATTGCGGACTAATTCCTCTGAATATAGCGCGAATTACAGATGGAAGTGAACAACAAATCAACGATGCGTCACTGCGCCTGATGGAGGATGCCGCGCGCGATGGCCTCGCGCACCATCGGCAGCGCCGCGGTCGCCAGCGCGTCGGTGTCCACCCCGTGGACGACGGCAAGCAGTTCGATCAGCGTGCCCAGCGGCACCTCACCCCGGCAGCCCGCGAACAACGCACGTCCGACCTCGTCGACGCCGACGACGGCGCCGGGACCACCCGGTCGGCGCACCGTCGCGCCGACCGACTGCCAGCCGTCCCCGCCGGGCAGGTAATGCTCCTCGAGGAACACCGGGGCCGTCGACAAGCGCGCCGCCAGCAGTTCGGAGTCGTCGGTAGCGTGCAGGAACTCCCGGCGGGCGAAGAACGCCTCGACCTCTGGTCCGGTGAGCGCCTCGTCGGCGCCGACGATGTCTTCCAGCACGTGCTCGGCTGGGCGGTGTTCGCCCGAACGCGGGGCACGCAGCGTGATCACGCCCATGCCGACGGCGGCGATGCCCTCCTCGGCGAACCAGTCCAGCCACTGACCGCCACGGTGCGCCGCCTTCTCGGGAGGCTCACCGGCATCGGATGTCCACAGCGACACGTAGCTGACCGGATCGGCGAGTTCGCGCTGCACCACCCAGGCGTGGAGGCCGGTGTCCGCCAACCATCCGCGCACGCGGTGGCCCCAGTCCTGGCCGTCGCGCACGATCCAGTTCGCCATGACCTGTGCGGTGCCGCCCGCACGCAGGTGGTCGGCGGTCTGCCGAATCAAACTCTCACACAACGTGTCTCCGATGACACCGGAGTCCCGGTAGAGGTATTCGCGAGCGCCGGCACCCACCACGAACGGTGGGTTCGAGACGATCAGGTCGAATCGTTCGCCGGCGACGGGCTCGAACAGGCTGCCGCAGCGCAGATCCCACGACATGCCGTTGAGCCGCGCCGTCGCTTCGGCCAGTGCGAGCGCCCGCGCGCTGGTGTCGGTGGCGACGATGTCGGCGCAGTGGCCGTTGAGGTGCAGGGACTGGATGCCGCAGCCGGTGCCGAGATCCAGTGCACGCTCGGCCGGTGTCCGAATCATTGCGCGCGCCAGCGACACCGATGCACCGCCGATGCCCAGCACATGGTCGCGTCGCACCGGGCCGGCGCGCATCGCGGCGTCGAGATCCGACACCACCAGGAAGTTTTGCTCGCCTGCGGAGCTCACCGCGCTGTGCGGGCGGAAGTCGAGGGCGGCGCGCAGCCGGCCCGACGGCGTCGCTTCGACGACACCGTTGGCGACCAGGGCGTCCACGCCCGCGGTGGGCAGCGCCGCCTGCACCCGCTCGGCGGGTTCGTCGGTGCCGAGCAGGAACAGTCGCACGATCACGGCCAGTCGCGGCCGGTCGAGGCTGTCGACGGCACGCTCGGTCGCGCGCTGCGCCGGCCACCACACCCCGCGGGCGAACGCCGCGGCGACGTCCGCGCCGAGCAGTTCGGCCACCGCATCGGTGGTGTAGCGCGCCGAGCGCAGGTCGTCGGCCATGGCGTCGACGACGGCGGCGGAGTGCAGCGGCCGATCGTGCCCGGAGCTTCCCGGGAGCACCGTCAAAGCAGCGTGCCCTGTCGGGGTTCGGGCTTCACCGGCTCGATCAGCTCCGGCCCGTTGTTGCGCACGTTGTTCACCAGGCGTGACACCTCCCGGATCTCGACGCGGTCGAGGTCACCGTGGCCGCGTAGCAGACCCTCGTCGATCGGCGCGTCGGGGTCCAGCCAGCGGTCCCAGTCATCGGCGCTGATGGTCAGCGGCATCCGGTCATGGATCTCGGCGAGCTGACCTGCGGCGTCGGTGGTGATGATCGTGCAACTCAGCAGGGGCGGTTCTGACGACGCTGCGGCCGAGCCTTCACGGGGCCGCCACGTCGACCACAGTCCCGCCATGAACAGCGGCTCACCGTCACCGGCGTACATGTAGTACGGGGTCTTCGGCCCCTTCGCGTCACCCTTCTTCTGCCACTCGTACCAGCCGTCCATCGGCACCAGGCAGCGCTTGTTCCTTGCGGAGGTGCGGAACACCGGCGAGGTGGTCAGCTTTTCCGAGCGCGCGTTGATGAGCAACGGCCCCTTGGTTTCCGGCCCGCCCTCGTCGGTGGTCTTGGCCCACGGCGGCACCAGACCCCACCGCATCGACCGCACCCGCCGGGTTGATTCGTCGTCGGGCTCGGTGTGGCGCTTGACGACGGCGCTGATGGTTGTGGTCGGCGCTACGTTGTAGTTCGGTCCGGCGGTGTAGTTCGGTCCGGCGCCCGGCCCAGCGTCGTCCCCCTTGGTCGCCGCCATGGTCTCGTCGATCGCCTTGATCTTCTCGGCCAGCAGCGCCGGGTCCGTGGTTACCGCGAATCGTCCACACATGAATCCCATGGTGGCACGCGAACCCGACAGGGCAGGATGGGACCGTGAGCAACTGGCCAGCACCGTCGACGACGATTCCGGTGCACGCGACGGTCACCGTCCCGGGCTCGAAATCGCAGACCAACCGGGCGCTCGTGCTGGCGGCCCTGGCCACCCCACAGGGGCGTTCGACGATCGACGGCGCGCTGCGCAGCCGAGACACCGACCTGATGATCGGCGCGCTGCAGGCGCTCGGAGTGACGGTCGACGGCAGAGCCGACGAGCTGAGCGTGACCGGGACGCTCGCACCGCGCGACGGCGCGCGCATCGACTGCGGCCTGGCCGGCACCGTGCTGCGGTTCCTCCCGCCCGTCGCGGCGTTGGGCACGGCCGCGGTGACGTTCGACGGCGACGAGCAGGCCCGCGCACGGCCGATCGCACCGCTGCTCGACGCCCTGCGCGGCCTCGGGGTGGACATCGACGGCGACGGGTTGCCCTTCGTCGTGCGGGGCGCGGGGTCGGTCGCGGGCGGGACGGTGGAGATCGACGCGTCGGCCTCATCACAGTTCGTCTCGGGTCTGCTGCTCTCGGGTGCCGGGTTCGCCGAGGGGCTCACCATCGTGCACACCGGGGAGTCGGTGCCCTCGGCGCCGCACGTCGCCATGACGGTGGCCATGCTGCGCGACGCCGGGGTCGAGGTCGACGACACGCGCCCGAACAGGTGGCGGGTGTCGCCGGGGCCCGTCGCCGCCCGGCACTGGGACATCGAACCGGACCTGTCCAACGCGGTGCCGTTCCTGGCGGCCGCAGTGGTCAGCGGCGGGGCGGTGCGGCTGACCGGCTGGCCGCGGGTCAGCACGCAACCGGCCGAGGCGATCATCGCCATCTTGAAGAAGGTGGGATCGCATGTCCGCCACGGCGACACGTACCTCGAGGTGCAGGGCGCCCTGGCGTACGACGGTCTCGACGCCGACCTGCACAAGGTCGGCGAGTTGGCGCCGGCGGTGGCGGCCCTCGCTGCGCTGGCTACGCCCGGTTCGGTCTCGCGGCTGTCGGGCATCGCGCACTTGCGCGGTCATGAAACCGACCGGCTCGCAGCGCTTTCCGCGGAGATCAACGGCCTGGGCGGTCAGTGTGAGGAAACCGCCGACGGCCTGGTGATCACTGCGCGGCCACTGCACGGGGGAGTGTGGCGGTCCTACGCCGACCATCGGATGGCCACCGCGGGTGCCATCGTGGGACTGCGGGTGCCCGATGTCGAGGTGGCCGACATCGACACCACCGCCAAGACGCTGCCCGACTTCCCGCAGCTGTGGACGGCCATGCTGGCCGGCCAGTCATCCGATCTCGAGGCGAATACTTGAGCCCTCGCGAGTACGACGAGTCCGATGTCCGGGTCCGCCCCGGCCGTGGCTCGCGACCGCGAACCAAGACCAGGCCTGAGCATGCCGACGCGCAGGAAGCCATGGTGGTCTCCGTCGACCGGGGCCGGTGGGGCTGTGCGCTGGGCGGCGACCCCGGCCGCCCGGTCACGGCGATGCGGGCACGCGAACTGGGCCGCACCCCGATCGTCGTCGGCGACGACGTCGACATCGTCGGTGACCTGTCGGGCAGACCCGACACCCTGGCCCGCATCGTGCGGCGCGGTGACCGGCGAACGGTGTTGCGCCGCACCGCCGATGACACCGACCCCAGCGAGCGCGTCGTCGTCGCCAACGCCGACCAACTGCTGATCGTGGTGGCTCTGGCCGACCCGCCACCACGCACCGGGCTGGTCGAGCGCGCGCTGATCGCCGCTTACGCCGGTGGCCTGAAGCCGATCCTGTGCCTGACGAAGAACGATCTGGCGCCGGCCGAGACCTTCGCCGCGCAATTCGCCGACCTCGACCTGACCGTCACCACCGCCGGGCGCGACGATCCGCTCGACGTGGTGGCTCCCCTGCTGGCCGACCAGGTGACGGTGCTGCTCGGCCATTCCGGCGTCGGAAAGTCGACCCTCGTCAACCGCCTTGTGCCGCAGGCACATCGAACCACCGGCGAAGTCACCGACGTCGGCAAGGGCAGACACACCTCGACGCAGTCGGTGGCGCTGCCGCTGGGCGTCGGCGGCTGGGTCGTCGACACCCCCGGCATCCGGTCGTTCGGGCTGGCCCACATCGAACCCGACGACGTGATGCTGGCCTTCTCGGATCTGGCCGACACCATCGAGGAGTGTCCCCGCGGCTGCGGGCATCTCGGCCCGCCCGCCGATCCGGAGTGCGCGCTCGACACGCTGACCGGCGCGGCCGCCACCCGCGCCGCCGCGGCCAGGCGCCTGCTGTCCACGCTGCGCGAGGCGGCCGCCTACTAGTGCCGCCCCCGAAGGCGGGTCAGGCGGCGAGCTGTCGCTGGACGCGCTTCTCGCGACGGCGGGCCCGCACGGCGGCCACCGCCGACTTCAGCCCACGACGCTGAGCCGGTTCGAGTTCGGCGAACATCCGCTCGCTCCGGGTCTCCGGTGCGTTGTCGGCGGTGTCGGCCAGGTACTTGTCGGGCAGCGACAGCTTGGCGATGGTCCGCCACGCCTTGCCGTACTGCAGCAGGAACGACCCGGTGGTGTAGGGCAGGTCGTACTTGTCGCACACCTGACGCACCCGCACCGAGATCTCATGCAAGCGATTGCTCGGGAGGTCCGGGTAGAGGTGGTGCTCGATCTGGTGGCACAGGTTGCCGCTCATGAAGCGCAGCGCCGGACCACCCTCGAAGTTCGCGCTGCCCAGCATCTGGCGCAGATACCAGTGCCCCTTGGACTCGCCCACCATGTCGGTCTTGGTGAACTTCTCTGCGCCGTCGGGGAAGTGGCCGCAGAAGATCACCGCGTTGGACCACACGTTGCGGATGACGTTGGCGACGGCATTGGCCTTGAGCGTCGAGGAGTATGTGGCACCCGGCGACAGCGAGGTCAGCGCGGGGTAGGCGACGTAATCCTTGAGCACCTGTCCGCCCGCCTTGACGGCGAACTCACGTGCCCGGATCTTGCTCTCGTCCCGGTTGTCCCTGCCCTTGAAGACCTTGCCGAGCTCGACGTGCTGCAGCCCGATTCCCCATTCGAAGCCGAGGGCGAGAATCGTGTTGTAGAGCAGGTTGCCGAGGTTGAAGGGCTTCCACTTCGCGTCGCGGGTGACCCGGATCAGCCCGTAGCCCACATCGTCGTCCATGCCGAGGATGTTGGTGTACTTGTGATGCATGAAGTTGTGGGTGAACCGCCAGTGCTTGGACGCTCCGGTGGTATCCCACTCCCACGTCGACGAGTGGATCTCGGGATCGTTCATCCAGTCCCACTGGCCGTGCATGACGTTGTGGCCGATCTCCATGTTCTCGATGATCTTGGCCACACCCAGCGCGACGGTGCCCGCCCACCATGCCGAGCGGCGCGAGCTCGCGGCCAGCGTCAGGCGGGCCGCGATCTCCAGCGCACGCTGCGCGGCGATGGTGCGGTGGATGTAGCGGGCATCGCCCGCGCCACGGGAGTCCTCGATGTCCTGGCGGATCGCGTCCAGCTCGACGGCCAGACTCTCGATGTCCGCATCGGTCAGATGCGCAAACTCAGGAACGTCGGTGATCGCCATCGTCAGCCTCCTTTCGCATACCTACGCTAACGTAACCTACGTACCCGTAGGTTACCAGTCAGTAAACCTTAGACGTCGAGCACACAGTCCCCCGACGCCGCCGAGATGCAGGTCTGCACCCGACTCCCCGGTTCGTGCTCGAATCCCGTGCGCAGGTCGCGGACGTGCCCGTCGAGCAGTCCCACCACGCAGGACTGACAAATACCCATCCGGCAGCCGAACGGCATCCTGATTCCGGCCTGCTCACCGGCGTCCATCAACGGGGTGGCGGCGTCGACTGACACCGACTTGCCGCTGCGGGCGAACTCGACCGTTCCGCCCTGGCCGTGCACCGCGGATCTCGACATCGCGAAGCGCTCGAGGTGCAGTCGTTCCGCCAGTCCGGCGGCCGCCCACGACCGCTGCGCCGCGTCCAGCATGCCGCCGGGTCCACACGCCCACGTATGCCGCTCGCGCCAGTCGGGCACCTCGTCGTCCAGGCGGGCCAACTCCAGGCGGCCCTCGGTGCGGGTCGCGCGCAGCCGGAGTCGGTATCCGTCTTGGGAGCGGGCCAGCTCGGCGAGTTCGGTCGCGAACATCACATCGGATTCCGTTGGCGCGGAATGTATGTGGACGATGTCGGTGATCTGCCCGCGCCGGGCAAGGGTGCGCAGCATCGACATCACCGGGGTGATGCCGGAACCGCCGGTGAGGAACAGCACCTTCGGCGGCGCCGGGTCGGGCATCACGAAGTTGCCCTGCGGCGCGGCCAACCGCACGATCGTGCCGGGCGCCACCCCGCCGACGAGGTGCGTCGACAGGAACCCCTCGGGCATGGCCTTCACGGTGATGGTGATCGTGCGGGTGGACCGGATTCCTTGTGCTCCTCGCGTGCGCAGTGCCGGGGCCGAGGTCAGCGAGTAGGACCGCCACCGCCAGCGCCCGTCGATGAGCACCCCGATGCCGATGTACTGCCCCGGTTCGTAGTCGAGGGTGAAACCCCATCCCGGCTTGATGACCAGCGTCGCGGAGTCCTCGGTCTCGCGACGCACCTCGAGCACCCGGCCGCGCAGTTCACGCGCGCTCCACAGCGGGTTGGCCAGCTGCAGATAGTCGTCGGGCAGCAGCGGCGTGGTGATCCGCGCCGCGATCGAGCGCAGCGCGTTCCAGTGCTTGGCACCGGCGACCGTGGGCCGCACCGTGTCGGCGACATTGGCCGACACCTTGATCGAGCTCTTGGCCATAAACCTACGGTACCGTAACCTACGCTTCCGTATCCAGTCCGGTCGCCGCTTCCGGGTGGAAGAAATCAGAGCAGTTCGAGCAGGAACGGCAGCTCCTGCGGCGCGTACCAGGCCAGGTCGTGGTCCTGAGCGTCGCCGATGGTCAACTCCGCATCCTCGTCGCCGAGGTCGGCCTCGTCGACGGCCTCGATCGCAGGCCGCACCGCAGCCTCGGCGTCGGCGTTGTCCACGTAGGCGGCGATCACGTCGTCGAATCCGATGGGCCCGGCCAGTCGCACCACCGCGTCGTCCAGATCCGGCCGCAGGGCGACGTCGGCGACTTCGGCCACCAGCACCGCGCGCCTCTTCGGCAAATCCGAAACACCCTCACCGGCCAACAACCGCAACGACGCCAGCGCCGCGTCCCGCAGGGCGACCTCGGCCAACTCGTCCTGGTCACCCTGCGCATAGGCCTCCCGCAGTGCAGGCGTCACCGCGAACGCGGTTCCGCTGCGGGCGTGCAGCACCCGGTCGGCGACGAGTCGCTGCAGCATGGCGAGAGTCGCCGGGACGTAGACACGCACCAGGCGAGGTTAGCGGTCCCCGTTGCGTGCGCTGCCCGGATCCTTCTCCACCGAGATGATGAAGTCGTCGCCGTGCGCGGTGACGCCGTGGATCACCGCGGTGTCGACGGCCTGCTCCGCGTACTGTTTGCGCACCACCATCGGGTCGCGGCGCAGGTCTCTCATGAGCGCGACCGCCAGGCCGACCATGACGACCACGAACGGCAGCGCCGCGATGATCGTGATGGTCTGCAGGCCGGTCAACGCATCCTGCCCGCCGACGAGCAGCATCACCGCGGCGACGGCGCCGGTCGCAACGCCCCAGAAGATCACCATGCCGCGCCCGGGTCTGATGGTGCCGTGCTCGGACAGCGAGCCCATCACCACCGAGGCGGCGTCGGCGCCGGAGACGAAGAAGATCGCGACCAGCACCATCACCAGCACGCTGGCGATCGTCGCCAGCGGGTACTGGTCGAGCAGACCGAAAAGCTGCGCCTCGATGCTCTCCTGACCGGCGAGGTCCACCCCGCCCTCCTGCTCGCGGATCGCGGCTCCGCCGAACACTGCGAACCACACCAGCGACACCAGGCTCGGCACCAGCAGCACTCCGCCGACGAACTGGCGGATGGTGCGCCCGCGCGAGATCCGCGCGATGAACATCCCGACGAACGGTGTCCACGACACCCACCAGGCCCAGTAGAAGATCGTCCACGACTGCAGCCACTCGTTGACCACCGAACCCTCGGCGCCGGTGCGCGCCGACATCATCGCGAGGTCGGCCAGGTAGCTGCCCACACCGGTCGGCAGCAGGTTGAGGATGAACACCGTGGGGCCGACGACGAAGACGAACAACGCGAGCACAAGGGCCAGCACCATGTTGATGTTGGACAGCCATTGGATGCCGCGCGCGATGCCCGAGACCGCCGACAGCACGAACGCCACGGTGAGCACCGCAATGATCATGACCAGGATCGCGTTGCCGGTCTCGCCGATGCCGGCCACCAGCTGCAGGCCGCTGCGGATCTGCAGGGCACCCAGACCCAGTGAGGCGGCCGACCCGAACAGCGTGGCGAAGATCGCCAGCATGTCGATCACCTTGCCCCACGACCCGTTGGCGCGGGCGCCGATCAACGGCTCGAACGCCGCACTGATCAGCTGCAGCCGGCCCTTGCGGTACACGCCGTAGGCGATGGCCAGCCCGACGACGGCGTAGATGGCCCACGGGTGCAGGGTCCAGTGGAACAACGTGGTCGCCATCGCGGTCTGCACGGCGTCCGGATTACCCGCGGGGCCGGTGTCCGGCGGCGGCGTCGCGAAGTGCGACAGCGGTTCGGCCACGCCGAAGAACATCAGGCCGATGCCCATGCCGGCGCTGAACATCATCGCCACCCACGACACGCCGTGGAACTCGGGCTGCTCGTCGTCGCGGCCCAGCGGGATGTTCCCGTAGCGGCCCACGGCCAGCCAGAGTATGAACACCACGAAGCCCGATGCGGTGAGCACGAACAGCCACCCGGTGGTGTTCATCACCCAGGTCAGCGCGTTGCCCGACGCGGTAGCCAGCGATTCGGTGCTGACGAAGCCCCAGATCAGGAAGCCGATGGCGACGACGGCGGTCACGCCGAACACCACCCAGTCCACACCCCGCGAACGGCGGTCGGCTTCGGCCACGATCGGCTGGTCGAGCACCGGGTGCGGGATCACCTCGTCGGTGGGCGACTTCAGCGCCCTCTCGGTGGCGGCCTTGGCCCTATTGGTCCTGTGGTTCTCGGGGGTAACTGTCATGGTGAGCCAATTCGACCCTCCCCGCGGTTCACCCGTCAATCCCGCAAAGGCAACGAAGGCGTCACTTCGCCGCCTCGAGAAGTTCCTCGAGCGATTCGCTGAGCAGGCTCGGCAGCACGTCGACGTCGCTCATCGCGTCGCGGTCGGCGTTGATGCCGAAGTACACCATGCCGTTGTAGGACGTGACCCCGATGGCCAGCACCTGGTTGTGCAGCAACGGTGGCACCGCATAGGTCTCGAGCAGTTTGGTGCCCGCTACGTACATCTGCTTCTGTGCGCCGGGCACGTTGGTGATCAGCAGGTTGAACACCCGCGCCGAGAAGCTGGTGGCGACTCGGATTCCCATGGCGTGCAACGTCGGCGGGGCGAAACCCGACAGCGTGACGATGGTCCTGGCGTCCACCAGGCTGTTCGCGGTCGGATGCTGTTCGGTGGCGTGCGCGATCTGGGACAGCCGTACCACCGGATTGCCCTCGCCGACCGGCAGGTCGATCAGAAACGGCGACACCTGGCTGATCGCCTGCCCCGGGCCCGTGGATTCGCGGTCGGGTTCGGGATAGACCGACATCGGCGCCATCGCACGCACCGTCGTCGTCGCGGTCACCGGTTCCCCCCGCGACATCAGCCAGTTGCGCAACGCGCCTGCCACCACCGCAAGCACCACGTCGTTGACGTCGCAGTCGTAGCGGGCCCGCACCGTCCGGTAGTCCTCGAGGCGGCAGGCGGCCACCGTGATACGGCGGTTGCGCGACACCGTGGTGTTCAGCGGGCTGCTGGGCGCGGTACCGCGGGCCACCGTGCGGGCCACCTCGACGAAGCGGCGGCCCATGTCGGCCAGCTGACCCGCGTTGGTCGCCACCTCGGTGACCGCGCTGCGGACCGCGCCGAACTGCTCGGCGGGGCGCATGATCCACTCTCCGAGGGCGCCCATCAGCAGTTGGCGATCACTGGGCTCGCGGGCAGGGATCCAGATGTCCTCACCGAACTCCGGCGGCTTCTGGGTGCGGTCGGCGATGACGTGGCCGATCTCCAGCGCCGTCATCCCGTTGACCAGAGCCTGGTGTGACTTGGTGTAGAGCGCGATGCGGTTCTTGGCCAGCCCCTCGATCAGGTACATCTCCCACAGTGGCCGCGAGCGGTCCAGTGGCCGCGAGCCGAGCCGGGCGATCAGCTCGTGCAGCTGGGCGTCACTGCCCGGCGACGGCAGCGCGGAACGACGGACATGGTAGGTGATATCGAAGTCGCGGTCGTCCACCCAGACCGGGCGCGCCAGCCCCAATGTCACCTCCCGCACCTTCTGCCGATAGCGCGGGATCTGCGGCAGCCGCTGTTCGACAGTGGCGAGCAGGGTTTCGTAGCTGAGCCCGCTACGGGGCCTGCGCAGGATCGACAGTGTTGCGACGTACATCGGCGTGGAGCTGTTCTCGAGGCGGAAGAACGCCGCGTCGGCCGCCGACAACCTGGTCACCATTGCGACGCCGCCCTCCTTCTCCAGGTCGCCAACGGCCGCGCGACCGCGCCGAGGGTGTCGAGCACTCCGTCACGCTATCGGCCGACCCTTCCCCGGCGCAGCACGGGTGCACGAGCCCCCATGCAAACCGTGCGATCATAAGTCAGTCTGCGACTCTCCAGCAGGCGCGTCCCGTCACACCGACACGCTGGAGAGCCGTTCCGTGACTTCATCCCGCACCTCCGCCGCACCCGGCGCGCTGATCTCGCCCGTCATCGACTGCGAACCTCCGCCCGTCGGCGTCGCGGTGTGCGGGCCGGTAAGGCCCAAGGCGCTGCGCCGCCGCGCACCTCGGCCCCTGCGCCATGCTCCCGTCGTGGCGCCGGAACCACCGCCGCGGATCGCAGTGGCCTTCGCCGACGCGGCGTTGCGACGGGTGCTCGAAGTGATCGACCGGCGCAGGCCCGTCGCGCAGTTGCGGTCGGTTCTGGCGCCGGCGCTGACCGACACTGTGCTGGCGCTGGCCCGCGAGCAGCATGACTCCGCCGCCACCCTCCGCCGGATCCGGTTGCGGATGGTCGACGACGCGCCCGCCGGCACCGCCGAGGTCTTCGGCACCTACACCCGCGGTCCGCGCGTGCGGGCGATCGCCGCGCGCATCGCGCCGCACGGCGAGCGTTGGCGCCTCGAGGCGCTGCAGATCGGCTGAGGGGTGAGCCTCCTCAGCGCCTGCGCATCGCCTTGGCGTCGCGGGCCTGCTGACGGGCCGCCTCACGGCGCTCCTTGCGGGTGGTGCCCGGCGCGGCAACACGCGGACCGGCCGCACCGCCTCCGCCTGAGCGCTGCACCTGCGCCGACCCGTCCTCCGACGGACCCGTATAGGTCAGCGGCCGCGACTCGCCGTCGTCATCGATTCCCTTGGCGCGCAACGGCGATTTAGCACGTTCCTTCGTCGCCACCGCGCCTGCGCCTGCCGCCTTGGCCGCTGCCGCCTGCGCGAACTCGGCCAGCCCCG from Mycobacterium sp. IDR2000157661 harbors:
- a CDS encoding oxygenase MpaB family protein — encoded protein: MTSDRYRITARRRTARWDTGPVTAADAMDFWAFAAGAANVIMQLSRPEVGHGVAESKVDSGNLLKHPWKRARTTFQYLAVAVLGTADDRAAFRAAVDTSHRHVKSGPGSPIRYSAFDRDLQMWVAACLFVGLEDTYQLLRGEMTSEQAEQFYRSAWPLGTTLQVTEDQWPPTRAEFDDYWQAACLQVSIDDRVRGYLLDLIDLRMINPLLGLPFRPLLKFLTAGFLAPVFREAMGLRWSATRQYLFESLFRTVAFVNRFLPVLVRQGGTYLLLADVRRRVRGQRALV
- a CDS encoding DUF7782 domain-containing protein, which encodes MADDLRSARYTTDAVAELLGADVAAAFARGVWWPAQRATERAVDSLDRPRLAVIVRLFLLGTDEPAERVQAALPTAGVDALVANGVVEATPSGRLRAALDFRPHSAVSSAGEQNFLVVSDLDAAMRAGPVRRDHVLGIGGASVSLARAMIRTPAERALDLGTGCGIQSLHLNGHCADIVATDTSARALALAEATARLNGMSWDLRCGSLFEPVAGERFDLIVSNPPFVVGAGAREYLYRDSGVIGDTLCESLIRQTADHLRAGGTAQVMANWIVRDGQDWGHRVRGWLADTGLHAWVVQRELADPVSYVSLWTSDAGEPPEKAAHRGGQWLDWFAEEGIAAVGMGVITLRAPRSGEHRPAEHVLEDIVGADEALTGPEVEAFFARREFLHATDDSELLAARLSTAPVFLEEHYLPGGDGWQSVGATVRRPGGPGAVVGVDEVGRALFAGCRGEVPLGTLIELLAVVHGVDTDALATAALPMVREAIARGILHQAQ
- a CDS encoding SOS response-associated peptidase, which produces MCGRFAVTTDPALLAEKIKAIDETMAATKGDDAGPGAGPNYTAGPNYNVAPTTTISAVVKRHTEPDDESTRRVRSMRWGLVPPWAKTTDEGGPETKGPLLINARSEKLTTSPVFRTSARNKRCLVPMDGWYEWQKKGDAKGPKTPYYMYAGDGEPLFMAGLWSTWRPREGSAAASSEPPLLSCTIITTDAAGQLAEIHDRMPLTISADDWDRWLDPDAPIDEGLLRGHGDLDRVEIREVSRLVNNVRNNGPELIEPVKPEPRQGTLL
- the aroA gene encoding 3-phosphoshikimate 1-carboxyvinyltransferase, whose product is MSNWPAPSTTIPVHATVTVPGSKSQTNRALVLAALATPQGRSTIDGALRSRDTDLMIGALQALGVTVDGRADELSVTGTLAPRDGARIDCGLAGTVLRFLPPVAALGTAAVTFDGDEQARARPIAPLLDALRGLGVDIDGDGLPFVVRGAGSVAGGTVEIDASASSQFVSGLLLSGAGFAEGLTIVHTGESVPSAPHVAMTVAMLRDAGVEVDDTRPNRWRVSPGPVAARHWDIEPDLSNAVPFLAAAVVSGGAVRLTGWPRVSTQPAEAIIAILKKVGSHVRHGDTYLEVQGALAYDGLDADLHKVGELAPAVAALAALATPGSVSRLSGIAHLRGHETDRLAALSAEINGLGGQCEETADGLVITARPLHGGVWRSYADHRMATAGAIVGLRVPDVEVADIDTTAKTLPDFPQLWTAMLAGQSSDLEANT
- the rsgA gene encoding ribosome small subunit-dependent GTPase A codes for the protein MSPREYDESDVRVRPGRGSRPRTKTRPEHADAQEAMVVSVDRGRWGCALGGDPGRPVTAMRARELGRTPIVVGDDVDIVGDLSGRPDTLARIVRRGDRRTVLRRTADDTDPSERVVVANADQLLIVVALADPPPRTGLVERALIAAYAGGLKPILCLTKNDLAPAETFAAQFADLDLTVTTAGRDDPLDVVAPLLADQVTVLLGHSGVGKSTLVNRLVPQAHRTTGEVTDVGKGRHTSTQSVALPLGVGGWVVDTPGIRSFGLAHIEPDDVMLAFSDLADTIEECPRGCGHLGPPADPECALDTLTGAAATRAAAARRLLSTLREAAAY